Proteins found in one Saccharomyces mikatae IFO 1815 strain IFO1815 genome assembly, chromosome: 3 genomic segment:
- the CHA1 gene encoding L-serine/L-threonine ammonia-lyase CHA1 (similar to Saccharomyces cerevisiae CHA1 (YCL064C); ancestral locus Anc_1.3), whose product MSIVYNKTPLLRQFFPGKSPAQFFLKYECLQPSGSFKSRGIGNLIMKSAIRIQKDGKKSPQIFASSGGNAGFAAATACQRLSLPCTVVVPTATKKRMVEKIRNTGAQVIVSGAYWKEADTFLKADVMQKIDTQVVEPIYVHPFDNPDIWEGHSSMVDEMVQDLEFQRISMNKVKGIVCSVGGGGLYNGIVQGLERYGLADKIPIVGVETNGCHVFNTSLRIGQPVQFKKITSIATSLGTAVISNQTFDYARKYNTRSVVIEDKDVIDTCLKYTHQFNMVVEPACGAALHLGYNTEILERALGSKLAADDIVIIIACGGSSNTIQDLEEALDHFNKRSAPAIEVTDNFIFPEKTTATLKSA is encoded by the coding sequence ATGTCAATAGTTTACAATAAAACACCGTTGTTACGCCAATTCTTTCCTGGTAAATCACCTGcacaatttttcttgaaatatgAATGCCTACAACCAAGTGGCTCTTTTAAGAGTAGAGGAATTGGTAATCTTATCATGAAAAGTGCAATCcgaattcaaaaagatggaaaaaaatctccTCAGATTTTTGCTAGTTCTGGTGGCAACGCTGGATTTGCTGCTGCGACTGCGTGTCAGAGGTTGTCGTTACCATGCACAGTAGTGGTTCCTAcagcaacaaaaaaaaggatgGTAGAGAAGATTAGGAACACCGGAGCCCAAGTTATCGTGAGTGGCGCCTATTGGAAAGAAGCAGATACTTTTCTAAAAGCAGATGTCATGCAAAAAATAGACACTCAAGTCGTTGAGCCCATATATGTCCATCCCTTCGATAATCCCGATATTTGGGAAGGACATTCTTCTATGGTAGACGAAATGGTCCAAGATTTGGAATTTCAACGTATCTCGATGAACAAAGTTAAAGGTATAGTATGTAGCGTCGGTGGCGGTGGTTTGTATAATGGTATTGTGCAAGGGTTGGAAAGATATGGTCTAGCCGATAAGATCCCTATTGTGGGCGTGGAGACAAATGGATGTCATGTCTTTAATACATCTTTAAGAATAGGCCAACCAGTTCAGTTCAAGAAGATTACAAGTATTGCTACTTCTTTAGGAACCGCTGTCATCTCAAATCAAACTTTCGATTACGCTCGTAAGTACAACACTAGATCTGTTGTCATAGAGGACAAAGACGTCATTGATACTTGTCTCAAATATACACACCAGTTCAATATGGTGGTTGAACCCGCATGTGGTGCTGCATTGCATTTGGGCTATAATACAGAAATATTAGAAAGAGCGCTGGGTTCAAAATTAGCCGCGGATGACATCGTGATAATTATTGCTTGTGGCGGATCCTCTAACACCATACAGGATTTAGAAGAGGCATTGGATCATTTTAATAAAAGGAGTGCTCCGGCAATTGAAGTTACTGATAACTTCATATTTCCCGAAAAGACCACCGCTACGTTGAAGAGTGCTTGA
- the VAC17 gene encoding Vac17p (similar to Saccharomyces cerevisiae VAC17 (YCL063W); ancestral locus Anc_1.4), whose protein sequence is MTTQALEDITERLLIRSQEAILQLDLWIQRQQRSSVCQTTDQELLDKVSKQYNQYMSQLNSLYVRSESVRDKLSKEQQRRLITEDNEHQRIEDLVREFQDITLRLNELATAPNEVANDSPQSQSTRSSLESFQPRPLKIIERQRLCMVTPSKPPKKSVGFNPINDVDCPSKTNSLPCSPKKQPAKNHTLRAAKSHDTGLNKSKKPSSADAYESFFKNRQRLSLTFFDEMDDEDFDSDQDTVILPNISTPPHVNVTAKGAEFEPLRRYNSHESILSNKPAPLMSHSLGSFPVSFFKPSNPTFGTSISNVQANCHPTITATMAPRRNGVHAPSSKALLSSFIGRSERPMVKQNTPNLKHVSLLDKFNSSLTTISESFQSKKKKNKDLNDERISSLDHIGAHDRNNCIMDMSVSIEELQDALNTELLL, encoded by the coding sequence ATGACAACTCAAGCCTTAGAAGATATTACGGAGAGGCTTCTCATAAGGTCGCAGGAGGCTATCTTGCAATTAGATCTCTGGATACAGCGTCAGCAGCGATCATCAGTATGCCAGACAACAGATCAGGAATTATTGGATAAGGTATCTAAACAGTACAACCAGTACATGTCTCAGCTGAATTCTTTGTATGTAAGGTCAGAATCTGTTCGAGACAAGCTGAGTAAGGAACAACAACGCAGGTTGATCACAGAAGACAATGAGCATCAACGCATTGAAGACTTGGTTCGTGAATTCCAGGATATCACTCTGAGATTAAACGAGCTGGCCACAGCCCCGAATGAGGTAGCTAACGATTCTCCGCAATCCCAGTCGACGAGAAGTAGTCTGGAATCATTTCAACCTCGGCCATTGAAGATCATTGAGAGACAGCGTTTATGTATGGTAACCCCATCGAAACCGCCCAAAAAGTCAGTAGGTTTTAACCCCATTAATGACGTCGATTGCCCGTCCAAGACAAATTCTTTGCCGTGCTCACCTAAAAAACAACCTGCTAAAAACCACACTTTACGTGCTGCCAAGTCCCATGATACTGGCTTgaataaaagtaaaaaaccTTCTTCCGCCGATGCATACGagtctttttttaaaaatagaCAAAGACTCTCTTTGACCTTCTTTGATGAAATGGATGATGAAGACTTTGATTCAGATCAGGATACTGTTATTTTGCCAAATATAAGTACCCCTCCACACGTGAATGTGACTGCAAAAGGTGCTGAATTTGAACCATTAAGAAGATATAACTCACACGAAAGTATACTGTCTAATAAGCCGGCTCCCCTTATGTCCCACAGTTTAGGAAGTTTTCCGGTCTCATTCTTTAAACCGTCTAACCCAACTTTTGGGACTTCGATATCCAATGTGCAAGCAAACTGCCATCCAACGATTACGGCAACAATGGCTCCCAGACGAAATGGAGTTCACGCACCAAGTTCAAAGGcgttattatcatcatttatCGGACGGTCAGAGAGGCCGATGGTAAAACAGAATACCCCAAATCTAAAGCATGTATCTCTCTTGGATAAATTCAATTCATCATTAACAACAATATCagaatcttttcaaagtaagaaaaaaaagaataaggACTTGAACGATGAACGAATATCAAGTCTGGACCACATTGGAGCACACGACCGAAATAATTGCATTATGGATATGAGTGTCTCTATAGAAGAACTACAAGACGCTTTGAATACAGAGCTGCTGCTGTAA
- the MRC1 gene encoding chromatin-modulating protein MRC1 (similar to Saccharomyces cerevisiae MRC1 (YCL061C); ancestral locus Anc_1.5): MDDALNALSSLRSKKRVTTYKKVAIHIPDDNDNTDGNLYTNDIVAPPALTGNGFLFANATLNRVKNRLEGGKAPEQEHDNKDDEDEDVSSSQLIANLYEGGEDLEETKSNENDCTGKNCMPTFTQTQRIPVSIQQDKVVDVPIHSVNEEKPTQIIKDDCFVNKIPQAQKLSTTTIKPVATQRIDSDDIITQSQQALPIKPIESPSQGKTATSNDLDVQSSKPPVLTIGKSPLFQPLLTRGPVNQMDTPLESSPNNDETQLDVMPQNTQSDNKTQIDTIPQTTHYEDKTQMDTMSQTLQDGVPHTLKIREIQNELALEDSRRERASNVEYTKPQKTIATKLKFSKESFLADFDDSSSNEDAEIKVESAHPKPLGNEEELHEDKNIEPSINEVTKKTDKRVPLLSSYANNLKREIDSSKCITLDLDSGSDDDDNIVVDDRKLIKDEGALPISQLSKATILNLKARLSKQNQDISQRPLEGRDARLDHNKLFNTLRKASRKQILDHQREVIETKGFKLEDMVKEKELVENLLEQEIIRNKKIRQKEKRREKLENSEFKLSPHDSGSDSGSESSKFALSGNEVTDYELSGSEDEIREEPDNEEEEEEDDIVPKKKKAHHVKRMIDESDSENEAVPKEKVDASVPKRIAINLGHYGDNIEEEVNKFQETNDMNTQQTDKITMERNIVENKAILEDTAVVDEDNINEEADEAIRRELIDKEKLQLRQKELEKAIKLKELKHKGVTNFFEMEAEESDDEWHGIGGADGEGSDEYDSDVEKMIDDYSKNNFNSHEIREMLAAENKEMDVKMINKILYDIKNGGFRNKRAKNSLELELSDDEDDVLQQYRLKRRELMRKRRLEIGDGTKLVKNPKSKAFFESMVEDIMEYKNPFRAEEESNQDITSTATDLDTLDNNSLNVRDSTRNNEKGPVDDKSKKIIISEDFVQKSLSFLKSNNYNEFEMDKELAKMQHGNDDEPIEDLFTLKQHSSIKSFTNSQTDSFTSRTVTTMIDLEKRTEDEDEMENGDSSLVSGFKHPSIVKSFASRTDINDKFKEGNKTVKISKSYKMVGSSKASITYMGKTRKLMAPKRKAGTDQNHHRHKKTKTKTSKLFESGQNSFDS, from the coding sequence ATGGATGATGCTTTGAATGCTTTGTCTTCGCTGAGGTCGAAGAAGAGAGTCACCACCTACAAAAAAGTTGCCATTCATATACCAGATGATAACGACAACACTGACGGAAATTTATACACAAATGACATAGTTGCCCCACCAGCTTTGACCGGAAACGGATTCCTGTTTGCCAATGCCACACTAAATCGTGTGAAGAACAGATTAGAGGGTGGAAAAGCACCTGAACAGGAACACGACAATAAAGAcgatgaggatgaggacGTTTCGTCGAGCCAATTGATTGCTAATCTTTATGAAGGGGGTGAGGATTTAGAGGAAACTAAAAGTAATGAAAACGATTGCACTGGGAAGAATTGTATGCCCACGTTTACACAAACACAAAGAATACCCGTCAGTATTCAACAAGACAAAGTAGTCGATGTACCTATCCACTCCGTTAATGAGGAAAAACCCACTCAAATAATTAAAGACGATTGTTTCGTTAATAAAATTCCACAGGCACAAAAATTGTCTACCACAACGATAAAGCCAGTCGCCACACAACGTATAGATAGCGATGATATAATCACACAATCGCAGCAGGCGTTGCCTATAAAACCAATTGAATCGCCATCGCAAGGAAAAACTGCTACAAGTAACGATCTGGATGTACAGTCATCAAAGCCCCCAGTATTAACCATTGGAAAAAGTCCTTTATTTCAGCCACTTTTAACAAGGGGCCCTGTCAACCAAATGGACACACCACTAGAAAGCTCAcctaataatgatgaaactCAATTGGATGTTATGCCACAGAATACGCAATCTGATAATAAAACTCAGATCGATACTATACCGCAGACTACACACTATGAAGATAAAACCCAAATGGACACTATGTCACAGACACTTCAAGATGGTGTGCCGCATACTTTAAAGATCCGGGAAATACAAAACGAATTGGCTTTAGAGGATTCTAGGAGGGAAAGAGCCAGCAATGTTGAATACACGAAACCACAGAAGACAATAGCAACAAAACTAAAATTTTCTAAAGAGTCCTTTCTTGCTGATTTTGACGACTCGTCATCAAATGAGGATGCTGAGATAAAAGTGGAGAGTGCACATCCAAAACCGCTAGGAAACGAGGAAGAATTACACGAAGacaaaaatattgaacCAAGTATAAATGaagtaacaaaaaaaactgatAAAAGGGTTCCACTATTAAGCTCTTATGCCAATAATTTGAAACGGGAAATTGATTCATCGAAATGCATAACTTTGGACCTCGATAGTGGAAGTGACGATGATGACAATATTGTCGTGGATGACAGGAAGTTGATCAAAGATGAAGGTGCTTTGCCAATCTCCCAGTTATCAAAGGCCACTAtattaaatttgaaagcGAGACTCTCTAAGCAGAATCAAGATATATCTCAAAGGCCACTTGAAGGTAGAGACGCTAGGTTGGACCACAATAAACTGTTCAATACATTAAGAAAGGCTAGCAGAAAACAAATTCTAGATCATCAAAGAGAAGTGATTGAAACGAAAGGTTTTAAGTTGGAAGACATGGTCAAGGAAAAGGAACTCGTGGAGAACTTACTAGAACAAGAAATcatcagaaacaaaaaaatcaggcaaaaggaaaagaggaGGGAAAAACTGGAGAACAGTGAGTTTAAACTGAGCCCCCACGATTCTGGATCTGACTCAGGGTCAGAATCCTCTAAATTTGCATTGAGTGGCAATGAAGTGACTGATTATGAATTATCTGGcagtgaagatgaaattcGTGAAGAGCCAGACAacgaagaggaagaggaagaggatgaTATTGTtccgaagaagaagaaggcgCACCACGTAAAACGCATGATTGACGAATCAGACTCTGAAAATGAGGCTgtaccaaaagaaaaagtcGATGCTAGTGTACCAAAAAGGATTGCCATCAATCTAGGTCACTACGGAGACAATATTGAAGAGGAAGTTAACAAGTTTCAAGAAACTAATGATATGAATACCCAACAGACTGACAAAATAACCatggaaagaaatatagTGGAAAATAAAGCCATACTTGAAGATACAGCTGTAGTAGACGAGGATAATATTAATGAAGAAGCTGATGAAGCAATTCGACGTGAACTaattgataaagaaaaattacaaCTAAGACAAAAAGAGCTAGAGAAAGCTATTAAGTTAAAAGAGTTGAAACACAAAGGTGTTACaaacttttttgaaatggAAGCCGAGGAATCTGACGATGAATGGCATGGCATCGGCGGTGCGGATGGGGAAGGATCTGATGAGTATGATTCTGACgtagaaaaaatgattgaCGATTACTCTAAGAATAACTTCAATTCACACGAAATTAGAGAAATGTTAGCAGCAGAAAACAAGGAAATGGACGTCAAAATgataaacaaaattttgTATGATATTAAAAATGGCGGATTCCGTAATAAAAGGGCGAAAAATAGCTTAGAGCTAGAGCTaagtgatgatgaagacgaCGTACTACAACAATATcgtttgaaaagaagagaattgatgagaaaaagaaggttGGAAATTGGCGACGGTACTAAGCTTGTTAAAAACCCGAAATCGAAggctttttttgaaagtatgGTAGAAGATATAATGGAATATAAGAATCCCTTTAGGGCTGAAGAGGAATCTAACCAGGACATTACAAGTACGGCTACTGATTTGGATACTCTGGATAATAATAGCTTAAATGTACGTGATAGCAcaagaaataatgaaaagggACCAGTAGATGACAAGAGCAAGAAAATTATCATATCTGAGGACTTTGTACAGAAAAGCTTatcctttttgaaaagtaatAATTATAATGAGTTTGAAATGGATAAAGAATTAGCAAAGATGCAGCATGGAAATGATGACGAACCAATTGAGGATCTATTTACCCTAAAACAACATAGCTCCATAAAATCATTCACTAATTCACAAACTGATTCGTTTACTTCGAGAACAGTGACTACAATGATTGACTTAGAGAAGCGTACggaggatgaagatgagATGGAAAATGGAGACTCATCATTAGTCAGTGGATTCAAACATCCATCAATAGTCAAATCGTTTGCATCCCGAACAGATATCAATGATAAGTTTAAAGAAGGTAACAAGACAGTCAAGATTTCAAAGTCCTACAAGATGGTAGGAAGTTCGAAGGCCTCTATCACTTATATGGGTAAAACAAGGAAACTAATGGCgccaaaaagaaaagctggGACAGACCAGAATCACCATCGTCAtaaaaaaacgaaaacgaaaacgagtaaactttttgaaagtggGCAAAATAGTTTTGATAGTTAG